In Musa acuminata AAA Group cultivar baxijiao chromosome BXJ2-3, Cavendish_Baxijiao_AAA, whole genome shotgun sequence, the following proteins share a genomic window:
- the LOC135606419 gene encoding putative leucine-rich repeat receptor-like serine/threonine-protein kinase At2g14440, translated as MSPLSFLLVFLLISLPPSLQASLSPHRGFSINCGSKNVENIGGIEWITDDSFVKVGNATDLNIPGIVPVLSSLRYFPDKSARKYCYVIPAAKGAKYLIRTTYYYGGFDGGNEPPVFDQIVGGTKWSTVDTSENYAKGLASYYEIIMASPGKTLSVCLARNEHTMSSPFISALEVQHLEGSMYNSTDFAMYALSTVARHRFGHGGQITSYPDDPFNRYWEPFVDANPVVDSQTNVTSFEFWNLPPAMAFLNALTTSRGKNLTIQWPAVALPNASYYLALYFQDNRSPSPFSWRVFDVLVNGKTFYSGLKVSTGGVVVVGDNWPLSGLTEIKLTPAVGSPVGPVINAGELFMVVPLGGRTLTRDVIAMEALARSFDNPPSDWSGDPCLPRQSAWTGLTCSGGKIMRVVSLNLTNYGISGSLPSSIAKLTAISSIWLGGNKLSGPIPDMSSLKHLASLHLENNQLSGTVSPSLGYLPKLQELYLQNNNLQGPLPDSLKQRKGTIIQVSPGNYGL; from the exons ATGTCgcctctctccttcctcctcgtcttcctcctgATCAGCCTCCCTCCTTCCCTCCAAGCTTCTCTTTCCCCTCACAGAG GTTTCAGCATAAACTGCGGTTCCAAGAACGTGGAGAACATTGGAGGCATCGAGTGGATCACCGATGATAGCTTCGTCAAAGTTGGGAATGCAACCGATCTAAACATTCCAGGCATTGTTCCAGTACTTTCATCCCTACGCTACTTTCCTGACAAATCCGCTCGGAAGTACTGTTACGTGATCCCTGCAGCCAAAGGCGCAAAGTATTTGATCCGAACGACCTACTACTACGGGGGCTTCGACGGAGGCAACGAGCCACCGGTGTTCGATCAGATAGTGGGAGGCACTAAATGGAGCACCGTCGACACGTCGGAGAACTACGCGAAGGGCCTCGCGTCTTACTACGAGATCATCATGGCTTCACCGGGGAAGACGCTGAGCGTGTGCTTGGCGAGGAACGAGCACACCATGTCGAGCCCTTTCATATCTGCTCTCGAGGTGCAGCACTTAGAAGGCTCCATGTACAACTCCACCGATTTCGCCATGTACGCACTTAGCACAGTCGCTCGCCATCGGTTCGGTCACGGCGGCCAAATCACAAG CTATCCGGATGATCCATTCAACCGGTATTGGGAGCCATTCGTGGATGCCAACCCCGTGGTGGATAGCCAGACGAACGTGACGTCGTTCGAGTTCTGGAATCTACCGCCGGCAATGGCGTTCCTAAACGCACTGACGACGAGCCGGGGCAAGAATCTTACGATCCAGTGGCCTGCAGTGGCGCTACCTAACGCAAGCTACTATCTGGCGTTGTACTTCCAGGACAACCGGAGCCCGAGCCCTTTCAGCTGGAGAGTATTCGATGTTTTGGTGAACGGGAAGACTTTCTACTCCGGCCTCAAAGTTTCCACCGGCGGTGTCGTGGTCGTCGGGGACAACTGGCCGCTTTCGGGGCTGACAGAGATCAAGCTGACCCCTGCCGTGGGTTCCCCTGTTGGGCCAGTGATCAACGCAGGGGAACTCTTCATGGTAGTCCCCCTGGGTGGAAGAACGCTCACCAGAGATG TGATTGCAATGGAGGCGTTGGCGAGAAGCTTTGACAACCCTCCGTCAGACTGGAGTGGAGATCCTTGTTTACCTCGACAGAGTGCGTGGACTGGCTTGACGTGCTCCGGAGGGAAAATTATGCGAGTAGTCTCACT GAATCTGACAAATTATGGGATCTCCGGATCACTACCTAGCAGCATAGCCAAGTTAACTGCAATCTCAAGCAT TTGGCTTGGAGGGAACAAACTCTCTGGTCCTATACCCGACATGAGCTCACTCAAACATCTAGCTTCTCT GCACTTGGAAAACAACCAGCTGAGTGGAACAGTTTCTCCATCACTAGGATACCTTCCGAAACTTCAAGAGTT ATATCTGCAGAACAACAATCTCCAAGGTCCACTTCCAGACAGTCTAAAACAGAGAAAGGGAACCATTATTCA GGTGTCTCCTGGAAACTATGGACTCTGA